A single genomic interval of Lathyrus oleraceus cultivar Zhongwan6 chromosome 7, CAAS_Psat_ZW6_1.0, whole genome shotgun sequence harbors:
- the LOC127102437 gene encoding uncharacterized protein LOC127102437: MDGFVDMTAICVFLTRNLVPTLLADVYYHISHRYTKKKRLIARCAPLLYQWFLEHLPKTDAWVEQSDVSWPQRLGSLRSEDLSWYSKEYINVDIIFSCGDFPNLPLIGTQGCMNANPVLSLRQLGYPMEGPPEANSLEAFLLLDFGAENPSLFQRIKEAWKNINRKGKVELGRANGITKEPYFQWVKERVQIIKMPFVIRTPIPLPKPKFTHVPIEEIEELKTAMAKLEKENEELQTKLQQTINEKNNMKWELERKEAQLQAHVEKFNKEEHKRKKIKVGLE, translated from the coding sequence ATGGATGGTTTTGTAGACATGACTGCCATTTGTGTTTTCCTTACTAGGAACCTAGTACCCACTTTGTTAGCCGATGTCTATTATCACATAAGTCATAGGTATACTAAGAAGAAGAGATTGATTGCTCGTTGTGCTCCTTTATTGTATCAATGGTTTTTAGAACATCTTCCGAAGACAGATGCTTGGGTTGAACAGTCAGATGTTAGTTGGCCTCAGAGATTGGGATCACTCCGATCTGAAGATCTCTCTTGGTACTCCAAAGAATATATCAACGTAGACATCATATTCAGTTGTGGAGATTTCCCAAATCTACCGCTCATTGGAACTCAAGGATGTATGAATGCTAATCCAGTTCTATCACTCAGACAACTCGGTTACCCAATGGAAGGCCCTCCAGAGGCAAATtctttggaagctttcttgttACTTGACTTTGGGGCTGAGAATCCTAGCTTATTCCAGCGAATCAAAGAAGCTTGGAAGAATATCAATCGAAAAGGGAAAGTTGAGTTAGGGAGAGcaaatgggattacaaaagaaccatattttcagtgggtaaaggaaagggtgCAAATAATTAAAATGCCATTTGTCATTCGGACACCTATACCTCTTCCTAAACCTAAGTTCACCCAtgtccctattgaagaaataGAGGAACTCAAGACCGCCATGGCAAAgctagaaaaagagaatgaagagctgCAGACAAAACTCCAACAAACCATAAATGAGAAAAATAATATGAAGTGGGAGCTTGAGAGAAAAGAGGCACAACTTCAAGCCCACGTGGAAAAGTTCAACAAGGAAGAGCATAAGAGAAAGAAGATCAAAGTGGGATTAGAATAG